The genome window CTTGCGGGTGGCAGTGATCTGGTTGGGTCAGGTACGCCATCGGGTACGAATATTGGTGCGCGGTAGGTTGTAGTGTAGGTGGAGTTTGAGTAGGACATGTGTGTTGAGTTCACATATGGATTAAAAGACGCTACGGAATAAACATAAAATCCCCTTCTCTATGCCAGCCAGATTGCCGGTGTTGGAGAAGGGGATTTTTGAGTTGCTATACATACACTGCTGACTTATAAATTGATAGATACTCACGGTTTGCATAAGACCTCAATAATGAGTTTACCGCCTGTACGAAAACCTTGCTCAAACGCTGCTTCAACATACATTGATGTGGATTGTCCGATCAGGTCTACCAGTTGTTCCAAAGCATCGTATTCGTTATCGGTAAGCTGTGTTCTGTAGTCTTGCATCAGGTCCGATATCTGGCGATTGATCTCCTGATATTCAGCTTGCTCAGGATGAATCGACTCGTCTAACCGCAAGTTCCCGTGAAACAAATTCTCGATCAGGTACTTGTTATCCTTCATGGTAAGGTCACCTCAGGAAGATTGTACATCAAAAGAGCAGGTGAGATAGAAATTTAGCGGGAAATCCGCTAAGTATATATTAATACCAAAATTCTTCGTTAAGCTCTTAAGTCTAAGCCCTACTCGTAAGTGAGCTAACCTATCTATCCTATAAAAACAACAGCATCTTTGCGCTGAAATGCTAGGGGCAATTTATTTTGAAGAATTGTTATTCTTTCAAACATTTTATTCCTTTTTTCCTCAGTTAAGTTTTTTACCGCCCAATCTTTAATTTGAATTAGTTCCTCAATAATTGACGGTACATCTTCCTCCTCTACATCAACACCTGATGAAAAAAGGTCTGTCCATTGTAACCCTAGTGCTTCAATCGCAGGTTGCCAACATTCTTTAAAAAACGATTCTGTAGCAATGGGAACAAAGAAACTCTGTTCAAAATCATTTTGTGGTTCATATATTACAGCACTGATTGACATGCACTTATTCACCTCCAAAAGTAGCACTAAATTTGTAGTCTGGAAACTCTTCTTTTAGTTTATTAATGCTTTTGTTAACAGCTTGCCTCAATTTGGGTGTATCACCGTCTAGTCTAAAAACAAACTCTTTAATACCTTTTATTTCTTGAAGTGCCGGTATTTCCTGCGACCCATTCACAGTTGTTCTTGTCGATGTGGCGTTCTCTAGAGCAAAAATCCGATTTCGCGTTTTCGTAAGTATTTGTTTATCCGCGAATTCTTGTGGTGTTTGTGCAGGCAGTCCTGTTTTAGGATTAACTTTATGT of Paenibacillus sp. FSL R5-0517 contains these proteins:
- a CDS encoding DUF6809 family protein, with protein sequence MKDNKYLIENLFHGNLRLDESIHPEQAEYQEINRQISDLMQDYRTQLTDNEYDALEQLVDLIGQSTSMYVEAAFEQGFRTGGKLIIEVLCKP